GCACGCCCAGCAGGAGGATGAAGAACCCGAGGTTCTGGAGCATGGCCCGAAGAGTAATCGCGCCCCTCGGGACGGACAACGCACAACGCAAGCCGCAAGGCGGGCGGGCAAGCGCGAAATCAGGCACTTACGGCAGCAGGTGCCTCACGAACTGCACATAGACGAACACCAGCGGCGCGTTGAAGATGAGCGCGTCGATGCGATCCAGCACGCCGCCGTGTCCGGGAATGAGCTTTCCGGAGTCCTTCACGCCGTAGGCGCGCTTGAGCATGGACTCGCAGAGGTCACCGACAGGGCCCAGCAGGCCCCCCAGGATGCCCAGCACCACACAGTCCCACACGGTGAAGATGGGGAAGAAGCCGAGCTTGGCGACGAACATGCCCAGCACGGAGCCGACCATGCCGCCGAAGAAGCCCTCCCACGTCTTGTTCGGGCTCACCGCGGGGTAGAGCTTGTGCTTCCCCAGGAAGCGGCCCGCGAAGTACGCAAGCGTGTCGTTGGCCCAGGTGATGGTGAGCGCGCAGATGACCCACGCGTGCCCTTCCGGCAACAGGCGCAGCGCGGACAGCGCGGTGAGGCCAATGGAGCCGTAGAGGAAGCCCGTGACGAGGTGCGCGGCCCGGGTGGGGGCCTCCGCGAGCACGCCCCGGAACAGGTTGTAGATCCACGCGAAGAAGAAGAAGACGGACGTCAGCCAGAAGGCGGCCTCGCCCGTGCGCGCGGCGTCCCGCAGCGGCAACAGCGGCATCACGAAGGCGAAGGCCATGCCCACCCAGGCGGCGGCGCCCAGGCGCTTCTGCGTGATGAGGTAGTACTCGCCGGCGCACACGGCCGCGGCACCCGCCAGGAGGATGGCGCTGTAGTACCCGCCCAGGAACAGGAGCAGGAGCACCAGCGGCAGCAGGGTGATGCCAGTGACAACGCGGATGAGGAGGTTCTTGTTCTTCTCGTTCACGCCTTGGCCCGCTGGGGGGTGTCGTCCCGGTTGACCTGGGCGGACGTCAGACCGAAGCGCCTCTCGCGGCCCTGGAACTGCGACAGGCAGCGGAGGAACTCCTCGGTGCGGAAGTCGGGCCACAGGGCGTCGGTGAAGCACAGCTCGGCGTACGCCAGTTGCCAGAGCAGGAAGTTGGAGATGCGCTGCTCGCCGCTGGTGCGGACGATGAGGTCCACCGGCGGCAGCCCCGCGGTCCACAGCCGCGACTCCAGGTCGTCGGCGTCCAGGTGCGCGGGGTCCAGCTCGCCGCGGGCCGCCGCTTGCGCCAGGTCGCGCGCGGCGCGCAGCAGCTCCTCGCGGCCGCCGTAGGAGAGCGCCAGGGTGAGCACCATGCCCGTGTTGTGGGCGGAGTCCGCCCGGAGGCGCTCCAGGGGCTCGCGGACGTAGCGGGGCAGCTTGTCCACCTCGCCAATGGCGTTGAGTCGGATGCCGTTGTCGAGGATCTCCGCGCGCTCGGACTCCAGGTACTCGCGCAGCAGGTCCATGAGGCCGGCGACCTCTTCCGGCGGGCGGGCCCAGTTCTGGGAGGAGAAGGCGTAGAGGGTGAGGGCCTGCACGCCCAGGCGGCGGGCGGCGCGGGTGACCTCCCGGACGCTCACGCTGCCCTCGCGGTGTCCCTCCAGCCGGGGCTGTCCGCGAAGCTCCGCCCAGCGGCCGTTGCCGTCCATGATGATGCCCACGTGGCGCGGAAGGGGCCGGGCCCTGACCTGGACCTCGAGGGCGGTGGGCAACACTGTGGGAGGGCGATCCATGAAGCCGCGCACCCTAGCGGCGGCGCCGCGTCGCGTCCACGGGCGCGTGGCCGCCCGGTCCCCCTCCACGGGTGGGCGGTCGTCTGGCGGGGTTGAACGGTTCATGAGGGGACACGAGCCCGGCTAGAGTGGTCTTCCATGAAAACTCCTCATGGGTCTCCCTCCTTCCGGGTGCTCGGCGGGCTGCTCGGGTTCTGGGTGTTCGGGGTGGGTCCGGCCTTCGGGCAGGCGGCGGGGACGGGGTCGGCGGCGTCCCGGCCGGCGGGCACGTACTTCGACGCGGCGATGGCGGAGGCGGCCCGGCTCTATGAGGACCTGGAGTCCGAGCAGGCCCTGGCGGCGGTGACCCGGGCGCGGCGGCTGGCCCGGACGGACGCGGAGCGAAGCTCGGCGGCCATCTACGAGGGCGTCATCCTGGCGGACCTGGGGCGGCGCGATGAGGCGCTGGCGTCGTTCCGGGCGGGGTTGCTGCTGGCGCCGGAGGCGAAGCTGCCGGCGAAGGTGTCACCCAAGGTGGAGGGGGACTTCGAGTCGATTCGGAGCGCGGTGCGGCAGGAGCGCGCGGCGGTGGCGAAGCCGGTGGACGCGCCGGTGGTGGAGACTCCGGCGGCGTTGAGCCCGCCCCAGGTCGCGGTGGCGCCTGCTCCGGCTCCGGGCGTGGATTTGAAGGCGGAGGCCCGTGAGCGCGGGATGCGCCGGGTGCCGACGGTGTCGTGGGTGCTCTTGGGCACGGGGGTGGTGGCGGGCGGCGTGGGGTCCATCATCGGGCTCCAGTCGCGCGGCAACGTGAGCTCCGCGCGTGACGCGGACCTGTCCGCGGACGTGAGCGGGCATCTGGACGATGCACGGGGACAGGCGGTCGTGGCGAACGTGCTGTTCGGCACGGCGCTGGCGGCGGCGGCGGGCGCCGTCACGACGTACTTCCTCAGCGGTGAGTCCACGGCGTCTGCGGGTGGCCAGTGAAGTGCTGGCTCGCGGCGGCCATCGCCTTGGGAATCGGGTGCACCGTCCCGGAGACAGACCAGGTCCTCCTGGAGCGGTTCTGTGAAGGGAGAGGGCCGCAGGCATTGGACGGTGTCCTGCGGGCGGATCCGGGCGCCTGCGACCGGGGCCTGGAGTTGACCGTGCAGCCCGTCGGTTTCAAGCCCGGCTGCATCCGCGTGACCCTCCGGACTCAGGATGGCACCCGGACCGTGTCCACCCTCGTGCTGGGGCGCCAGGAAGCACAGCCCGGGGAGCCCCTCCGGGTAGCGGTCTTGCTGGCCGACACCTGGCGAGGCGACGTCCTCTTCCAAGCCGATGCGTTCGAGCAGACCTGCGACACGGCGCCCGTCGCGAGCGAAGTGCTTCCAGCAGTCCCGACGGACAAGGGACAGGTGACCCAGGCGCGGCTCGACCTGACCGCCGAGGACCTGGACCAGGATGGGTTTGTCTCCGCGGCCCGGGGCGGTACCGACTGTGATGACGCGAACGCGAACATCCATCCCGGCGCCGTGGAGCGGTGCAACGGGGTGGATGACAACTGCGTCGACGGAGAGCGCGACGCGGTGGATGCCCCGACGTGGTACGCCGACACGGACCTGGACGGCCATGGTGGGACGCCGGTCCGCGCCTGCGTCGCCCCTGCTGGCGCGTATGCCGTGCGCGACGACTGCGACGACCGCAATCGACTCGTCCATCCAGGTCAGGCCGAGTCCCTTTGCGATGGCAAGGACGACAACTGCAATGGCGACGTCGATGAAGGCTTCAATGTTGGCGCCCCTTGCACCACGGCGCAGTCCCTCCCCGGCAGACTGACCTGTGACACCGCGATTCCCACGCGCGCTGTCTGCACGGCCATTCCTTCGGTCACGGGAACCGATTCCTCCGAGGTCCTGGAATGACGCCCCAATCTTCTCACCGGCAGCTCGCGTCACGCGCGTGGATGGTGCTGGCCTTCTTGCTTCCCCTGCTCACCGTCTGTTCCGACCCTCCGGACCGGACCTGTCCTTCGGGATTGCTGTGTCCCGAGGGACGCCAGTGCGCCGCGAAGCAGGACATCTGCATCCCCTCGGATTGCGGCGATGGCGCCGTCGAGGACGGCGAGGCCTGTGACGACGGCAACGTCATCGACGGTGACGGCTGCAACCGCACGTGCACCTCTCTGGAGGTGTGCGGAAACGGCGTCGTGGACATCGCCAAGGGCGAGAAGTGCGACGACGGCAACACGCTGGGCGGTGATGCCTGCAGCGCGGACTGCCGCTCCAGCGAGGTCTGCGGGAACGGCGTGCGTGACACCGCCGTGGGCGAGGTGTGCGACGACGGCAACAACGTGAGTGGTGACGGGTGCAGCGCGGACTGCTTGTCCCAGGAGACGTGCGGCAATGGCTACACCGACGCCGCCAAGGAGGAGCGCTGCGACGACGGCAACACCGAGGACGGCGACGGGTGCAGCGCGGACTGCCATGTGGCCGAGGTCTGCGGCGACGGCGCTCGTCAGGGCCGTGAGCAGTGTGACACCCAGGGCGAGTCGGGCACCTGCAATGCCAACTGCACCCTACCGGCGTGTGGCGACGGAATCGTGAATGCCGCCGCTGGTGAGCAGTGCGAACACAACAACACGTCCTCGAGGAGCTGCCCCTATGGCCAGGCGACCTGCACCGTCTGCCGGGAGGACTGCATGGCATTCGTCGCCGCCCAGGGCAACGTCTGTGGTGACGGTGCACGGGACGCGGCCTATGAAGCCTGCGACGACAGCAACACCACCACCGAGACTTCCTGTCCCTACGGGCAAGCGTCCTGCCAGAGGTGCAGCAGAGACTGTCAGAGCGCTCTCGCCCTCCGAGGCAATGTCTGCGGCGATGGCATCCAGGACCCGAGTGCCGCGAATGAGGCGTGCGACGACGGCAACACCACGACCGAGACGGCCTGCCCGTATGGGGTGGCGAGCTGCGTGATTTGCAGATCCGACTGCAAGGAGACCCTGAGTGTCACGGGCAACACCTGTGGCGATGGCGTACGGGACCCCGTCAACGAAGCCTGTGACGACGGCAATGTGAGCACGGAGACAACCTGCCCCTACGGCACAGAGAGCTGCCAGCGATGCAGCAGCGACTGCAAGACCGCTCTGTCTCTCCAGGGTAATGTCTGTGGCGATGGCGTATGGGCCCCGTCCAACGAAGCCTGCGACGACGGAAACACGCTCACCTGCGGCTCGTGCAGCGCCGACTGCAAGGTGAAGACGCTCCAGGCGGCGACGGGCACCATCACGGCCTCCGCCAGCACGAATATGAATGATGGTGAGACGTTCACCATCAGCGACGGCATCAACACGCCCGTCACGTTCGAGGTGGACCGCAATGGTTCGCTGCAGAACCCCGCCCACCAGCGGGTCCAGGTTGAAAACAATACGCCCGCGACCCAGGTCGCGCTCATCATCCGGGACGCCATCAACGCGGTGGCCGAGCCGTTCGAAATCGAGGCATCGGTCGTCATCGGAACGTTCGTCGTGAACGTCACCCACAACCTGAAGGGCTCCATCGGCAACCAGACGATGACCGAAAAGATCACCAACACCGCCTTCAAGGTGAGCGGGATGAACGGTGGCAGCGGCTACGACTGCGCCCAGGGCACGAAGTGCGTGGGCAACGAGGACTGCGCATACGACCTCATCTGCGATGGAGCCCGGGTCTGTAGCCCGCCCTGACACGGTGTCAGGCAGGCAGCTGCTCACTCCGCCGCGAGGTTGAGCTTGAAGACGTTGTCCTGCCCCGCCTTCACCTCGAAGGCGCGGGTCACGTCCTTGCCCAGGTCCTTGTTCACGACGCGCACCTGATGCGAGCCCTCCGTCGCCTCCACGGCGGCGAAGGGCGTCTGTCCCAGGTTCTTTCCGTCCAGGTACACCGTGCCGAAGGGACGGACGCGGAACTCCACCTTGCCCTTGGGCAGCTCGCGACGGACCGGCGTGGCCACGCGGCGGACCGGCGGTGTGACCGGGCTGGTCGTCGCGGGCTTCACGGCCACCGTGGGTCGCGGAGTCGGCGCCACTTCCGTGACCACGCCCGCGTCGCGCACCTCGGTGGAGTTCTCCGTCGCGGGCTTCACCTCGGCCACGACGGCGGGAGTGCCACTGTCCACCGTCTCAGTGGCCACCGGCTCCACGCGCGCCTCCGGAACGACCGGCGTCACCTTCGGCTCCGGCGGCTTCACGGGCGCATCGTCCGTCCGCGCCACCGGCGCGGGCGCACTCGCGGGCGCAGCGGCCTTCTCACCCCGGCCCGCAACCGCCAGTCCCCCAGCGAGCCCCAGCACGCTCACGGCCACCATCGCCCCCACCAGCTTCCGCCGGGGTGAGCGCACCGCTCCCGCAAGCACGGGCTCCTCGGAGGCAGCCACCTTCGAGACCTCCTCCTGAGGCTGTGCCCTGGAGGAATTCCGCAGCAGGCTGCCCGCGGAAGGCGTCGCCGGATCCGTCGCCGCGTCGAACCGGCTCGACGGTATGTCGTGCTGCGAGGCCGTCACCGCGGGCGCCGCCATCGACCCTCGCGAGGCCAATGGCTCCCACGCCGTGCCCACACGGGCAGGCATGGGCGTCGTCGCCGATTCCGGCACAAGTGCCACGGGCGCCGTCACCCGCCCCTTCGCGGGCGTGGGCGAGACGGGCGTGGCCTCCACCCCTTCCATCACCTGCGCCACCAGCCGGGAAATCTGGTACGCGCCCACCGGCTCGCCCAGCGACAGCACGAAGCGCTCCAGGTCCGCCTGGAACGCGCGGCAGTCCGGGTAGCGCTGCTCGCGGTCCTTCGCGAGCGCCTTCTCCAGGATGCGCTGCATCGACTCCGGCAGGTCCGGCCGGCGCTGCACCGCGGGCACGAAGGGCTCGAAGAGGATGGCCTGCATCATGCTCACGTCCGTCGTCGCGTCGAAGGGACGCTTCCCGGTGAGCAGCTCGTAGAGCACGATGCCGAGCGCGTACACGTCCACGCGCCCATCCATGGGCCGGGCCTGCAGCTGCTCCGGCGGCATGTACGCCACCTTCCCCTTCACCACGCCCGTCGCCGTGCGGTGACTCTGCCCCGCCACCTTCGCGATGCCGAAGTCCACCACCTTCACCGCGCCCTGCCGCGACACCAGCACGTTCTCCGGACTGATGTCCCGGTGCACCAGCCCCAGCGGCGCTCCCGTCTCCGGGTCCGCCAGTTCGTGCGCGAACGCCAGGCCTTCCGCCGC
This DNA window, taken from Corallococcus coralloides DSM 2259, encodes the following:
- a CDS encoding phosphatidate cytidylyltransferase — its product is MNEKNKNLLIRVVTGITLLPLVLLLLFLGGYYSAILLAGAAAVCAGEYYLITQKRLGAAAWVGMAFAFVMPLLPLRDAARTGEAAFWLTSVFFFFAWIYNLFRGVLAEAPTRAAHLVTGFLYGSIGLTALSALRLLPEGHAWVICALTITWANDTLAYFAGRFLGKHKLYPAVSPNKTWEGFFGGMVGSVLGMFVAKLGFFPIFTVWDCVVLGILGGLLGPVGDLCESMLKRAYGVKDSGKLIPGHGGVLDRIDALIFNAPLVFVYVQFVRHLLP
- the uppS gene encoding polyprenyl diphosphate synthase, translating into MDRPPTVLPTALEVQVRARPLPRHVGIIMDGNGRWAELRGQPRLEGHREGSVSVREVTRAARRLGVQALTLYAFSSQNWARPPEEVAGLMDLLREYLESERAEILDNGIRLNAIGEVDKLPRYVREPLERLRADSAHNTGMVLTLALSYGGREELLRAARDLAQAAARGELDPAHLDADDLESRLWTAGLPPVDLIVRTSGEQRISNFLLWQLAYAELCFTDALWPDFRTEEFLRCLSQFQGRERRFGLTSAQVNRDDTPQRAKA
- a CDS encoding putative metal-binding motif-containing protein, producing MSTLVLGRQEAQPGEPLRVAVLLADTWRGDVLFQADAFEQTCDTAPVASEVLPAVPTDKGQVTQARLDLTAEDLDQDGFVSAARGGTDCDDANANIHPGAVERCNGVDDNCVDGERDAVDAPTWYADTDLDGHGGTPVRACVAPAGAYAVRDDCDDRNRLVHPGQAESLCDGKDDNCNGDVDEGFNVGAPCTTAQSLPGRLTCDTAIPTRAVCTAIPSVTGTDSSEVLE
- a CDS encoding DUF4215 domain-containing protein, which translates into the protein MTPQSSHRQLASRAWMVLAFLLPLLTVCSDPPDRTCPSGLLCPEGRQCAAKQDICIPSDCGDGAVEDGEACDDGNVIDGDGCNRTCTSLEVCGNGVVDIAKGEKCDDGNTLGGDACSADCRSSEVCGNGVRDTAVGEVCDDGNNVSGDGCSADCLSQETCGNGYTDAAKEERCDDGNTEDGDGCSADCHVAEVCGDGARQGREQCDTQGESGTCNANCTLPACGDGIVNAAAGEQCEHNNTSSRSCPYGQATCTVCREDCMAFVAAQGNVCGDGARDAAYEACDDSNTTTETSCPYGQASCQRCSRDCQSALALRGNVCGDGIQDPSAANEACDDGNTTTETACPYGVASCVICRSDCKETLSVTGNTCGDGVRDPVNEACDDGNVSTETTCPYGTESCQRCSSDCKTALSLQGNVCGDGVWAPSNEACDDGNTLTCGSCSADCKVKTLQAATGTITASASTNMNDGETFTISDGINTPVTFEVDRNGSLQNPAHQRVQVENNTPATQVALIIRDAINAVAEPFEIEASVVIGTFVVNVTHNLKGSIGNQTMTEKITNTAFKVSGMNGGSGYDCAQGTKCVGNEDCAYDLICDGARVCSPP
- a CDS encoding serine/threonine-protein kinase, whose protein sequence is MQLGKYQLVRKLASGGMAEVFLAKAAGPRGFEKTLVLKRILPHLAEDEAFVEMFLGEAQLAARLDHPNVVQIFDFGEVDGSYFLAMEYIDGPTLRRLIKRSAELKQPLPPGVCAKMVAAAAEGLAFAHELADPETGAPLGLVHRDISPENVLVSRQGAVKVVDFGIAKVAGQSHRTATGVVKGKVAYMPPEQLQARPMDGRVDVYALGIVLYELLTGKRPFDATTDVSMMQAILFEPFVPAVQRRPDLPESMQRILEKALAKDREQRYPDCRAFQADLERFVLSLGEPVGAYQISRLVAQVMEGVEATPVSPTPAKGRVTAPVALVPESATTPMPARVGTAWEPLASRGSMAAPAVTASQHDIPSSRFDAATDPATPSAGSLLRNSSRAQPQEEVSKVAASEEPVLAGAVRSPRRKLVGAMVAVSVLGLAGGLAVAGRGEKAAAPASAPAPVARTDDAPVKPPEPKVTPVVPEARVEPVATETVDSGTPAVVAEVKPATENSTEVRDAGVVTEVAPTPRPTVAVKPATTSPVTPPVRRVATPVRRELPKGKVEFRVRPFGTVYLDGKNLGQTPFAAVEATEGSHQVRVVNKDLGKDVTRAFEVKAGQDNVFKLNLAAE